The following is a genomic window from Anopheles aquasalis chromosome 3, idAnoAquaMG_Q_19, whole genome shotgun sequence.
CTGTACCACAACTATCAGCCATCAGCTTGGGGCCTGGACTGCACAATAAACGACAAAACTAACCTCAAAAGGACGAACCAGGAGCCCACCGACCGGTCGGTCTGTCAACGGAATGGTTTACATAGCTGCCGGACACGAGCGCCCCACCAGCCGTGCGCTCTCATCGCTCTCTGGTGGTCACAGGACAATGGTTGGCTGATGTTTTGCCATGCTACCGTGGTGGTGCCTTTGGTGGTGAGTTCGTTTCGGATCGCCTCGGGGGCAGCAGAAACTGACTCGTTTGAGTAGCTCCTCGACGTAGCGCTACGGAAGAGCGACGATGATGCTAGTGACCAGaaagaaggtttttggggtgggggaaAATTTAAGCAGGACATCTCATCGCATCTCATCCGTAGGCAGTTTCATTCATCTGGAACGAAGAGGAAGCTTCATAAGTCAATAGAGAGTCCTGAAACATATGCTGCTGAGTCCTGGAGCAGAAGAGAGACAGACCACATTGGCTTGTAGTTGAATAAACCGTTCGATCCATGTATATTTGTAGAAAGTTTAAGGGACTTTAGCAGAATAGTCATCGCCAGTCAGTCGCCATAGAAACCACCGACAGACCATCCAGTAAAGGCTTCGTCATGCTGCCCACAGTTCACCGGAAAGATCAACAGTTATAGCTTTCTGCCGAAGCAAAACTATTCTATAAAGCGTGCAAATTGGACATGGCCGTGCACTTCGCCGGTGCCGACAAACTTCGACCATTACGCTGGCATGTCGTCTGGTTATCGGTGTGTGTACGAATGTCTTTACCAACTAGAGAGTAACTAAAACTTGAACTGACAAGAAATCAAGCCAAGTACATGCAGCTATCACTCCAGCAAAATTCACAACTGATGATGTGCAATTGCTGGTAACTACAGAGGACCGCTGGATGGCAAAAGTTTGGCATAAACGTGGCATAAACGTGGTGGTAACTTTgcccaaccaccagcaccattacGGAAACTAGCAGCATCATGAGTTACTGGAAACTTTATCGTTGTATTCGCTTTaagagcagcaccatcagtggGAGGACAACGTGTGCGTTCAAAACTGCGCCCCATAAGGAGTGAAGACTGCGCTGGCATCCTCCAAAGATCCACCCAGAAggacgaaccgaaccaaaaccaaatttgTCTTTTATCAACACCGACGGCAACCGCGGTGTTCGAGACAAACAAACCTTAAACGGCGACCTGGAACGGAGAACACAAAGCTATTATTGGCGAAAAGCATGGCCACAACCATGGTCCACCATTTTatatcttttcttttcttgcttttttcATCTCTCTGTTTCCCTCTCTCATGATTACATGCTTTTATTCCAGGAGTCGGGAATGGAACGGGACCGGGTCTGATCACGGCAGCGCAGACAGCCCGCTGGGAGCAACATCTCGGCGTTTTCCGGACATCGCCAGCGACGGAGCAGGTCCCGGACCGCAAGGCACTCACCGCCGCGCTAGTGCACTTCTCGAAAGCCTTAGGGTAAGTGCGCGCCGACGCTGACGACGGCAGGAAGTGCCTTTCTCGGAGGGGGAGAATTAAGTATCGGACGTTGATTGCGTTTAATTGCGAACTGAAGATTGATTGCTTCGAGTCGGCGAATGCAGTGAACTTGTTTTGAGCTCTTTTTAATCACATTCCTGTGTCAGTTTCGGACTGTGATCGAGTACAGAAACTGGAAGGCAACATGTGCAGTTAGTTTGCCAACTATCAAGTCTCGACCATCCACAACTTTGACATCAAGAAGTTAATACTCAACTCCAGGTGAAACTTTAGTTGTTTGGAGCAATTGTGTGGAGAGTTTTGAAGATGGCAAATTCCGTTTCGAGAAGTTGGAATAAGTTTAATTTGTCTCAGCATCTTCTTGAGAACTAAACGTAACCTTGGAATCCAAATAGGTCCCCAGTAtcgtgataaaaaaaatcgaatctcTTATAAAATGGTGATTTCGCCATACCAACCGTTCAATTCCGCCGATATCCAGCGCTTTCTCGTTTGAAACACACTTGCGCTCAACCGCAATAACGCCACaacgatgctggctggctggctggctgactcgTTAGATAAGAAAGTTATACCGCAGTATCGTCAAAAACATGATAAAACCGCACCCCTCACAaagacgctgacgctgacgctggaTCCAATTgcaacggccacggccagcCTCTCGAGGAACGCGCGTGTGTAACAACTTTTTCCAAATTTCCATACATTCCTACCagagcaaaacaataaaaagttCACCGAAACGGAACATCCTCTAGCACCGAGGGAGGCGGTGTGGCCTCGAACACTGGAGccgaaaaagaagatgaagctATTTTTGGACGCAAATCGATATTACTTTCTTCCAGCCATAACGAAccactggcagcagtagccacAAATTGATGCATGTCTGCTGCCCGGTGCCTCCCAGGCATACgccggtggaggagaaggaagaggaaaggaagcagAAATTGATCGCCGGTAATTCAAACGGAACGTTACGGTGTACTCGAGGGTGCTACCAGCccgctctgcctctctctccctctctctgacTGCGTTTGAAGCGAAGAAACCATTTCTTTCCGCTCATTcccgtggccatcggtggAATAACCGCTCGAGCGCTCACAGGCATATCCTTTGCGAGAGTTATTACTGCCAAacgttgttgtttgtcgttTTAACGTGTTTGCTTTTGGCAAAGAAAGTGTCGATTGACCTACCGAGAGCAGTGGCCCTGCTGAAGGTGTCGCTCAGCAACATTAACGCGCTCAGAACTGGGACATcatgatcgtcatcatcgccctATATCTTATCAAGTGCACCCAACAGCCCATCACTGGCACCGTGTTCGGACATTAACTCGCCCGACGTTGATTGTCGTGACTTTGTGCTCGGTACACAACCAAACCCCCGGGGCGGCCCGGGTGTGAGCATGAGAATCATTTGTTATGTTGACCAACCCATCAGCCGCGTACCAATCCCCCGCGCGCAGTGGTTGCATGTTCACAATCAacaaacgaccacgacgatgaggaccaggacgaggaacaggaggaaggaaaatcgCAGGAACAACAAGTATCGCGGACGAGCTCGATTACGGGTCCGGCTACAACCGCGGACGCGCACTCCACGCTCGGTGCTCCACGCTTCGGCACAGTTCCGTTGGGCCAAGCGTTTTCACGCTTCCAGCGCTCGCAAGGAATGAGCACACAAATGGTGTCATGAGCCCGCTCTCTGGCCCGGCACGGTTCGGGTGGACCTTACGATCTAAATGGGTTGATTGGTCGTCGGAGTAATTTTGCCCCTTCCCGCCATGGCTCTCGGACCCTTCGCTCTGGTACTCGGCTCGCTAAAATCGGGTTACAAGCATGTTGCGGACGTGTTATTAAGGATAATTCAATCCGCCTGCGGTCAttgttgccagccagccagccagcgaggaaaaccttttgtgaaaaatgattACATTTAACCATCAGAATGTTTATAATTATGCGCCGCGCGTTCTGCGGACTCGCTGAGTCCTGAGCTTACACAACTAAGTATTAGCAAAGGATTGTGTGACATTTTAGAATGAACTGCATCTTCATGCAAACCTGTAACTCATAAGAAAGGTCTAGCAAACGATGTGCAGCACCTCAGTAACCCCCTTGGCTCgtgttaattgaattgtttcacCATTGACCGAAGAGAATGTGGTTGCTGGAGCTACTAGATCCGAAAATCTGCTCCACTCCACCGGTGGTCCGGCGGCTAGGCAAGTAAACTGTCTAATCGTTTCATGCCCATCCCTGGAAATGGGTTTGCTCGTTGGAATGCTTGCCCGTTTGCTAATGAAAATTCCTTTCTCACTTACCACCGGACGCCATCGCACTATGCGCCTTTCGGGCCTTTGGCTTGTACACACAATGTGTTTGTTCCGCTCGATGCGCAGCAACCATTGGGTGCCTGGATTGGACCTCGTACAGAGCTTGCTTGGCTTGCGTGAGTGTGGAAGTGTAAACGTTGGATTTGGATTTATGCTCccttttctctatctctcggtcTCCTGCTATGCTCTTGTCCAAATCATGTACTGGACTGTAGCCAACGAATCGTCctgacaatgatgatgatgatgtggtgtggAGAAAGGAGGTATTTCACTGCAAATGCGTGTAATTGCAAGGTAAACAAACAGGATTTACGCTTTTTACGCATAACCTGAGGGCGAAGGACGATGAATTATGATGAATGTTGGAAGGTATTTGTccaaaaaattgaatttagaaTGCAAGCATTCCGATGGACTCGTATTGAATATGACGCTTCGTGTGGTCATTAGAATGATTTAATCATGATATCATAAAAGTGACGCCACAATCAATGGAATACATGATTTTCATGTAATAATATTGGCATAATTCTTTGGATTATCAGGACATTCCTGTTGTGATGGTCATATCCATGTCGTTGCTTCATTTTATGCTACTTCAATTTCTAGAAGCTAAACTATTTCAAACTATTTCAACTATTTTTGCCCTCAATCGTGTTGCAATAGATGCTAATTTATAGACTAAATTTTCATTATCCTTTAGCAAAATATGCTGTGCAATacaaacaggaaaagaaaacaggatCTAAAGAAGCTAGAAACAAAACGCCCAGACTTCCGACTTCTTTGTGATGAGCTTTAACGCGGACACAGGACACAAAAAGTCTGGACTCTCTGGGCTCTAATGACTTCATTATAATTCGTGAAGCTGTCGAGCACCACAAGCACCCTTCTCGACTACATCTTGAAAGTTGCTGAACATTTGGGTCGGCGTGGGACACCGAAAATCCGGAAGGATTCGTCCTCCAAGCATCATCCGACAAAAACGGCGTCCccctgctgttgatggtggcctGGGGGTGTCAATTAATCAATGTGAATTATGTGCGctaatcataataataatagcaaGCGGTAccaacaaaatggccaacggcggcggcagcgttGTTGAGCTCGTCGGCTGTCTTcgagctctctttctcttcctcgagCGACCAAGCCATCCACGggctcgctgatgatgaattgCTCGCTTGTTACACTGCCACTTCTTATCCGCTTTGCGCTTCTTATAGCTCGTCTTACAATCCCGTCTTTCCCACTTCACTTCCTTCCGACCATCAGGACACCGAAATCGTCGCCCCAGCAGCGCCGACCGAGCGAAGGTGCGAACCGCCGGGTGTCACGGAGCGGTTCCGTGCCCAATTTGTACGGCGACAAGCTAAGCGTTCCGTCGCTCGCCAGCGGTTCACCGGCGAACAATATCCGCTCGGAGTTGCTCGGTGGTTCCGggcagcatcggcaacatcaccatcaccatcagcagcagcaccagcaccagcagcatccgcatcaTCGTGGTACGCGAGTAAGCAGCATGGTGCAGAGATCAACGCGGGGTGAGGTCGCTGGCAGCGGTGGACTGCTGCACCCCGGAATGCTACAGTTCCACCGGCATGCCCTGTCGGTCGATGAACCGGATCCTTTCGTACGGTAAGGCCAGGGAGGAGTCGCTTCCACGCTCCTTTGGAATTACATTAAAGTCACGCTGCCTGTCACTGTAAACGAATTGTAAATTCCACCATTCTCCGCTTCCATCCACAGGACGCTCCATCAAGCCGGTTCCCATGGTTCGGTGCAGTACGGATGCAGCGGTGGAGAGATCGTGCCGGTGCATAAGCTACGAGAGCAGCGCACCAAACGATCCGATACGGCACGCCGGCACGTCCTTTCGCGTCAAACGAAAATCGAGAAGGACGAACTGGTGCTCGGTGGGGGAAGTCCGAAGCAGGCcacgcatcaccatcatcaccagcagcagcagcagcagcagcaaccacctgCGGCCATCAGCCGACGTGCCTCGACCGTATCGAATGCGTCAGTTGGCTCGAAGCAGCTTAACCGCGGCAGCCGACGTGCCTCAACCATCTCGAAGACGCCAAGTGTCGACTCCCGCGGTGCACCGTCGACGCTCGAGATTAACAGCCCGGAACGGTCCGTCGGTTTGACGCCACGgaaaggaggtggtggtgctggtactggggGTAGTGCAATCATCTCCACCCCATCCGTCGACCGGGAGTGTCGGTAAGATGTCGCTCAGATGTTCTagagattttgttttatttcaaaagATATTATTACAATTCCTCGAACCCTCTAAACCCCAAACGCACGCCTCAAAATAGAACGCTTTTCCCGATTTCTGAGAGAAAATGAGAGTCCTCTTCCGGCGCACCCTCGGCTGGACGGCCTCGAGgtattcccctttttttaatttaattaacgaAAAGCTCTTCATTGACCTCAAGGGGATCAGCAGCCCGAGTCTGGTCGGTCCGGTTTGGTCAAAGAACCAGAACAGAACAAAGGCCATTCGCCCCCGCACGGGAGGGAGGAAGTCCAACCCATTCGCAGGCACGCTGGCTAGCCAGCAAATTATATACTTCCCTTCCTACcgctccttccctttccttgaCGGTTGAATCGTAGCCATACGGAACCGAAATCGAGACCGAAACTCGCCATGTCATCTgttgagtggtggtggtcgaggcAAAAGATTTTCCCATTCCTACGCATTCCAAACCCGTTCCGCCTTTCCGagcggtgggagggggggggggggctatttCCTCGGATTTGCCTCGATACAACCGCCCGAGTTTCCGTTTTACCAAGGAGCCGAGTTCCGAGAGCCGGGAATCGAGAGGGGTTCTATTACGAAAACAAAGAATTCCCCACGACACGGACATTCCTACTACTACTCCTGGGGGGTTGAGGGGAACGCCCACACGGACACCGTTTGTTTGAGGGTGGGCGCGAGTGACCCTTTACGCACGGAAAGGTTCAATGTCTCGCAAGtgggaaaaagggcaaaaggtCCACCAACATTTTCCCACCAGCACTTTTCCATGTTTGCGGTCTGGCCCGAAAAGGTTGGCCGGCCGGCGGGCTTTGGTGATCTCGTATTGATTTCCCTGGGCGCGCTTTTCGGTCGCGTAAGCATAAGCGCGAAACGGTTCTTGATTGCGAACAGATTTTTGACGTccctagctggctggctggcttgatGGCCTACTACGACTGCTGCAACCGAGCAAACGGAACGCGAATGAGACTTTAACAGATGAAATGCAGAAAGCgcacgacgaccgcgacgacggaACGCCATCTTGGATGGGAAAGAATTTAAATTATGCTTGTGCCATCTGCGGGGGGCTCCAAGCTCAAGCTCGCGCACCgaattgccattgccattcaTATTTGATGACTTTCTTTGTACCTTGGCCACCATCTTTACTTTTCGCCCCCATCTTAAATTCCCtggagaaaggggggaaaacaaatggGAACCGAAGGCAAAaaccgctctctcgctcggcaCTCGGCCCTTGGACGTGGATTCCAGGCACGTAGCGAGTGCGTGAAGCGAAAGTGATCCCCACTAAATTGGCTTCCCGTGTAAACATCAGCGTGCAACAGGGTGAACGaaccattccaccatttccacctTGTCCACCATTTTGTGTACTTGGCCggcgggtgcgcgcgcgtcacGCTAAATTCCGTTCCGTCACGCGACTCGAAGCTAATGACCGGATTAGTGTGTACTCTAACCTtattcttcctctctctctctctgcctctctgtaTCACAGGAGCCAGCTCTCGATCTGCTCGGAACCGGCCCAGCTCAGTCAACGCAATCTTTCCTGTCAATCGAGCTTGGAACCGTGCGTGCCCGAAGAGGACAGCCCCGATCACGACGAGTCAACGGAACCGGTCTCCGTCGTTAACCAGCCACTCCGACCGGACTCACTCGTTCTGGCGGCCGGTGACACCACGGAACACGCCCCAGCCCAGCCACAGAACCGCTTCCTGTATCGGAGCAACTCAACGAAGAGCTTccgcaaaccgaaaccaaagatTGCGGCCAAAAAGCGTAGCAACGAGTACGATCAGATCTACGTCATCGGGGCGGGCACCAGCGTTACCGGTAATAATCGGTTTCCCAACTTCTATCACCACCGGGACGATGACCATTACGATTCGATCGAGGTGATCCACGAGCGGCGCAGCAAAAACTTTAGCAAATTCTCGGACAATCCGGTGACAGCGACGAACACGGAGGCGTCAGCGGTGCCACTGACCTCCGAGGGACCGGTAGGAACGGCCGATGTGACCACGGAATCGCCCACCGTGATCACCGATTCGTCGGGTGAGTACCGGAAGGTGGGTTCAAACACGATTAGTGTCGTGGCCGACATatcaccggtaccggtatcACCgcacgagaagcagcaggagcaggacaCCGGGACAGCATCCTGCGTACCACCGGATCCGGGTGGAAAGGAACCGGAAGTGGCGCGTGATGAAGGAAATGAATCAAAGACCAccggacagcaacagcagcagcaggagcaggaagagaATGTGCCACTAGAGCGGTGCGAGGTTATGAAGCAGGATTAGAAAAGAGGAAAGCGCAGGGAATGGTACGGAGAACGGGTGGTGTGATGTTGTGATTCCCAGGATGCTATGCCGGAATGTGTTACTGCCGAACACGTTTCCCCGAACACTTGGTGTCAGTATTCTGCAAGTGTCAGCGGAAACTGGTTGGAATGTGATATCCTTTGACCTAGGTGCGGCTGTGgcgctgtgtgctgtgtgcgaatgtttgtttgtgttgaagAAGAATTGAACCAAAAGCCAAGATTGGCGTCCTTTGCCAACTGTTTGGAGCTGGAACGTGAAGGAATCAGCAAAAGAAAGCCCTTCTTCCGAACAATGCTTTCGGTTATGGTTCCATCTCGATGCATTAGTAACCCCGAGGTGCACTGATTCACCACTCGTTCGCTCTATTCTCTTGACTGGGACAGGAAGGGCGTTTTCCACCTGCATTTCCACACTTTTACATGACCGGTCGCTTCATTTTCCGGTTCATGTTCGAAGACAACCAGAAAGTTCTGCTGACAGCGGCGTAATGCGATTCGTGTCGCTGTCCTTTTGTGTCCCTTTTATGGTCCGCCTTTTTTTGGTGCAATTTAAAGCTCATCGAAGTGTACGCCCGAAAGTCAGAATGATTcaggagctctctctctctctctctctctctctctttcaagTACCTGGGACAATGTTACGGAAAGCTGAAAAGCTGTTCTAACCGGCATCAGCAAACAGATGGATCCTTCAATTCAATAATGGAATTTACTTTCATCCCAGTGTCTCTCTGCTCGTTCTACTGTGTTTGTCCGGAACATGCCTTGACATGAagctgcagcacaccagcagaagcCCCAAAAGGGGATCTAGCCCCGAACAACGAACATCGTTGTGGTCGTTAAAAGTATTCGCCAACTATCGGTGACACCGGTTGTCCCCTCACCGGACCTGAAAACACTCGGAACAAGTgaaactttttggccacaaactgAGGGCAcatgccatggccatggtcacCAAACTACTATCAGGAAATAGAGGGTGAGGTCCGATGCCGGAAAGTAAAACGTAAGCCGATATCTCGTCGACATCGTCGGTGTGGTTTGCCTATCCGGCAAGCGATCTCATGGCCCTggtgaaggatgatgatgctgaccgcaacaaattaaaaatgaagtTGTCTCCGGGGGGAGGAGCTTGGCATGAAGTTGACCCTTGAGCTTTATAATCTCTCAAAGGGAGTGCCCTTCGacaatgaattttaatgatgTGCGATCCTTTAGGTGGTTCCAGCACACTCTATGCACTGCAGAAGATAACGCAGATCGTTCAATTGTtatttttgtgctttttttatgcttcttcaAGTTTCTTCCTTTaaagggggcttcggtaatttcttaccaaaacaaggatcatttttgacgatttttgtgacgtaaccattcaactttattctttcaagcgtacgtcatattaaactgtaacttttgaagaatatttggttctattttggggaagattgattaaaaacatcatcTATGGGATCAAATTTCTGATGGTTTTGTCTGcggaaagatactttttacggtgcccatcgtagctgcgtgatgagtcatcagaaGAATACAAATCGCttctcgtttgaaagattataagtttatccaggaggtctcgtcaagtttttgtttgattttcctatttttcgatttttggcagatttttaaagttgaataagtcatactttttgtcattttccctataaacacgatttttaaacatttgtttaaaaaaaagtatcaacaattttcatgaaatctcaacgagactacctggcaaagagtgtacagattatgtgttaaaaatttcaaatcggcaccgatcgagcagtttttgaaaacgttggttttgggaaacgctcttcaaagaagCGCGCTGCattgagccttgtatgaaacgcggattttcaaacatctgtaacttggtcagttttgcttcgattgatccaaaaaaaaatacacaatgttcttgaaaggatcagcattcatggaaaaatgttaaaaatatgtatcacaaaaaaattaataccGCAGCCCCCGCTTAATTTCTAAAGCAAATCCTCATAAACCGTTCACTCCGTGACAGTAGAGGCATCGGAATGGTTACGCAAAGCAAATACTTTCACAcgcgccacagccacagcactGGATTTCGTTTCGCCAGTCCCAGTGCTCGCTAGCTCTCTAGACAACAATGAAAATGTCAATTACTTGCGTTTCGCTTGAACGAGcgaccaccgaaaccgagcaaAGCGGCATCTAAGCTTATGTTGGCCCGGAACATAATCGAAccggcagccaggcagcccgGCAGAATGATTATGCAGGAAGCGAACTGGCTGGAAGCACCTTGTTGGAAGCACCCTCAAAAGAACCCTCGATTGGGTAAAAATTGGCCTATCCAAATGGTGGTGAAATCGAAATTGTGTGCCCTTCGGGCTCGATGTTATCAGTGCGCCAGGTCCATACGGTTCGTATCCGCTGGAGAGAGGGGGTTCCACCTGAACCTTCGGTCTGTTTGGCCTGGAAGCAAACAGAATGTACGCTAGGGACCCCGGTGCCAgccgagccagccagtcagggGCTAATAAATTCAATATCTAACGAATGTTTACCGCCACGGTGCCGCCAATATAGCAGATAGTagactcacacaaacacatacaaacacagaaGAAAGGAGGAACCGTGGAGATCGAGAAAAATCCCGGATAAGCGCCCGTAGGTCGAGCGAGCAATCGTTGTGCCATTGCTATCGATTGGATTACGGAAGAtgggggcaaaaaaaaggcgaacagAAGATGCCTTTTCAAGACCACCGTTGTCGtctgcgtctgctgctgcttgtcacCAAACTAATGAGAAATCGAGGCGACGCCACATGGGTGCGACGAAGGCTGATAAGGAAACTCCACTCCGGTGACACTGTAACTGCAGTTTAATGTTTGTTGTGGCAGCGTTCTCGGTACGCTACTGCGTTAACAATCGGTAGATTTAGtgaaaagaacgaaaccaAAGTTATGAAACGGTTTCCTATGCTCGATGCCCTCGTTTTCATAAGAAGATTAGGGCGGATAGCgcaaagtgaagaagaaggtgcagGTGCAAAAACGTGCAGAaaggaattgaattcaaaCGACTGTTGAGCGAAAAGGGCGGCGGTGTGAGGTTACTCGTAGCCGACGATTTGATTATTTATACGAATACGATCACAGCACAGCGAAGTGAGAATTATGCTATACGACATCGTAAAACGCGTCatcaactactactacttcacctcatcatcatcatcatcatccacatcgaGGTACATCGAGTTGGCAGGTTGTCGCGTTGACGCGCTTACCGTCGCCCATAGCAACATACCATAGCGTAGCACACCGTCACATACCTTAGGCCAcccaaaccagcagcaacctaTCCTATCCCCTAGCAACCCCGTAGCGGTATCTCACGAGAATGTTTGCTAGATCGTCGGTGTCTATTCGTTTGttaaaagaagcagaaaaaactAACAAACAGGAACACAACCTTTATACAACCAcgatgggctgctgctgttgctgctgagcgaagaaagcaaacaaaaagaaaacacaaaagactAGTTAAAGTCAATCGATATTAGATGTGattgtgtgtgagtgtgtagcAAAACGAGCTTCAAAAtgtatttgttgtttgttacgAAGCGTGGTAGTGGCTTGTGCGAGCGCGGTGCAAGCAGGCCGAAGGTCAGCAAATTCAAATCTCCCCATTTTCCCTCCAACAAACCCCACCATACTTCACACACCGACACCTAACAGTGGCCAACGAATTGTCCTCTTGAGACGATGTTAAACATTATGAGTTCCGACACCTACCGGGCGATGAAGTAGCATCCCTCTGCACCTCACAAGTATGTTGACCAATATGTTACAAAACTTTATCGCCAACACTACCACACTataaacacacagaaacaaacacagTTCACACCcatgttcctcctcctcctccaaaTGTGCCAAAGCAATTGTTGTTGAAGCATTCTCCAGTGTGCTCCAGAGTTTATGGAAAAGCGTGTGCCGAAAGCGAACCTCTCTACGGACCCCTCCTTTCCCCGCTCGACGGTCAGTGGCGAGCCCCTCGCTTACACTTCGCCGGCCaagaaagtaaataaatgtGGTTTTGATGTACGACCGGTGGATTAGAGCGAGGTTTCTCATTCGCAACCGTGATTTCTCTGGAGAACTGACGCTGGGACATCGTTACGAGGCAGCAAACCGACCAGATTTATCACGCAGCGAGCCCCTTTAGGTTTATCATTcacacgatggaggcgcatggttttttcgatggaggcgcatggtattccgtatttgtttttggttcttttttcgtCATAAAATGTTGTGTCGTTGCACAAATCGACATAAAAGCTGCAGGtaagtgttgaaaaaatgaagtCATCATCGTTTTGGAAAGGTTTCCCTTCAAATAACGGAACCACACTTGACAAAATCCATTATTCATCTGCACCTCTTCTGCAGCTCGCGTGCATCGTGTGGTTGTCGTGCCATCAACGCTCAATATCTTAATGCTGAAAAGCGTGTTTTGAATatcgaaaaaaacaaaacatttaccCTCTAAACGTATAACAACGACAACAGAGCAAGCAAATTGTGATGGATCACTCCATATTTTCCTCACTTTACGAGCTTGCTCCATTTAAGGCTCCACGGTCCGTGCTCGCGAGGAGCACGATCAACGAGGCGTGTATGTTGTTGCTCCGTACCGGCGCTCCGACCGTAAAATGTTTACAGTAATGCATA
Proteins encoded in this region:
- the LOC126575090 gene encoding uncharacterized protein LOC126575090, giving the protein MHARGGSQWQSRRKASLGPLRRAHPASGATWNVQVVRGKMTSRCLWHACRALVLGMVLMAVGGGMATVGYYANNFPSLSDLRSNSSTSTIRVKNEHRGLHLNNLSYVGPIIMGVGGFIVVASCVMTFEARDSAAKVVPARFKLSSQSNRNPSRQNTSRRSTGVGNGTGPGLITAAQTARWEQHLGVFRTSPATEQVPDRKALTAALVHFSKALGTPKSSPQQRRPSEGANRRVSRSGSVPNLYGDKLSVPSLASGSPANNIRSELLGGSGQHRQHHHHHQQQHQHQQHPHHRGTRVSSMVQRSTRGEVAGSGGLLHPGMLQFHRHALSVDEPDPFVRTLHQAGSHGSVQYGCSGGEIVPVHKLREQRTKRSDTARRHVLSRQTKIEKDELVLGGGSPKQATHHHHHQQQQQQQQPPAAISRRASTVSNASVGSKQLNRGSRRASTISKTPSVDSRGAPSTLEINSPERSVGLTPRKGGGGAGTGGSAIISTPSVDRECRSQLSICSEPAQLSQRNLSCQSSLEPCVPEEDSPDHDESTEPVSVVNQPLRPDSLVLAAGDTTEHAPAQPQNRFLYRSNSTKSFRKPKPKIAAKKRSNEYDQIYVIGAGTSVTGNNRFPNFYHHRDDDHYDSIEVIHERRSKNFSKFSDNPVTATNTEASAVPLTSEGPVGTADVTTESPTVITDSSGEYRKVGSNTISVVADISPVPVSPHEKQQEQDTGTASCVPPDPGGKEPEVARDEGNESKTTGQQQQQQEQEENVPLERCEVMKQD